The nucleotide window CAAAATTTTACTATGTTTGGAAAACTACATCCAATGGCTTTCATGAAAACGCCCAAATGATGTGGTCGTAGCAATAAATGGATCAAAGTTGTACCATCCTTAgttatttgaaattgtttaaAACAATGAACTCCCTCATCTCTAAAAGCTCTCCCTCCGGCAGTAGCTTTATTTGTGTATTATTTGTACTTTAACTGAGGTGGACTTGCTGATTTGTTCGTGTATTTATGATGTCAAGGCACCTCATTGGATAATAGCATTAAAAGCAGAGGGAGAGTATGCGATTAAATCAACAGCCCTGGAAGATCTAGCATAATTCAGATGATGCCCCATTACAGTACCTTATTTTGAATTGGTTGCATACAACTACCATTAATATTGGACAAAATTTGAATtaatagaaaggaaaaaaaaacaatacaaaaaacaacaaacaaaatgGATTGACAATAGATTAAACTGAACTTGAAATTAATCTGGAGAAatgaacataaaacaaaaaacTGACATGTCTTCACCAAGCAACAATTTTGACAATCTCTATTTCATCATATCCATCTCTGAATttacaaaaacccaaaaacaattacaaaaagcacaaataaaaaaggaaatggTCTCAAGCAATTTGTAGTCCTCAGCACGCGATGGAGAGCCTTTGGGTTGTCTACAGAAGTCGTTCTCGAAAAGAGAAGAGGCAAAATCGTCCATTCACTTTGTGTCATCGGTCATCACACAAGCACCACTGGACGTTCATACCATTAGAATACATGAGTGAATCACATTATGTTGCAGCAGAGGCTCACTCGTTATCAAAGTTAGGATGATTAAAAGCAGGTCCTTACTGCTGAGGCTTGGGGCTTGCTTTCTGGCTTGAAACTTGCTACTGATTTACAGGTTAATAAGATTGAAATTGAATCTGACTCTGCCATTCTCATCAAACTCATTGTTGAAGGCTGTGAAAGCTCCCATCCTCTTGGAAGCATTCTGAACAGCTGCAAGTCTCTACTTAATGGTTTTGAAGATGTGAAGATTAAGCATGTTTTTAGAGAAAGCAATATGACAGCAGATGCCATGGCTAAGAGCAGCCTCTCTCATGATCCTGGGATTGTTATTTTCAATAAACGCCCacctgcccccccccccccccccccccccccccaagctTCAAATGCTTTTTATGGATGATATTTGTGGAGTTATGAGGAGCAGAAGATAGAAAGTTAGCCTCCATGGCTAGTGTTTCTTTTGCTTTAGGCCCTTTGGGCCTcgttgtaaccaaaaaaaaaagttaggatGATTAGTTGGTAATCCACACAAACTAATCATAATAACTTTGATAACCAGTGAGACTGTAATAGAAAAACCAGGCATAGCAGTGCAAATTTGTGGTactgaaatgataaaaaaatgCAATAATGAGGTAGTAATTGATAACAAATTTATTTAAACTTGATTGATTGTATTCCAAGTAAATCTTGGTGGTTAGCCTAACTAGATATCAACTCCATTTCTAATATGCCATGCTGCAATTACTTTGAGGCTGTTGTGAAGGACTTGGAAGATGCACGTTCACAGATTGATGAAACATTCGCAACTGCTTTGAAAGACAGAAAGCCTATTTATATCGGTGTAAGCTGTCTCATCCGTCCTTTCATGAGCCTACTGATCGGTTATTTTTAACTCCCAAGTAATTTCTCAAATGCTTCGAACTAGAAAATTCTTTGGTATATTCATATATCAATTTAATAGTAGCCAGTTAACAGAAAGATAATTGATACGTTTTTGTTTCAGATTGACTCACCAAGGAGGCCTAGAAATTGCAGTGGAGGCAGCTAGTTCCTTGGTAAAGCTTTGAAACTGGGTATTGTTGCTGGGCAGATTCTTCCCGTTACAAAGGCCAGCAATTGCCTCATTGAGTTGGCAGACTTGTGGTTATGCCTTGACAGTCATGCCCTCTGCAAAAAGGCCTGGTACCAGAGGACCACCCACATTTCATTGGATCTTATTGGGGTGTTTTGAGCACCCCCTTCACCGCAGAAATAGTAGAATCAGCCGATGCTTAGCTATTTGCTGGAGCCATTTTCGATGAATTCAACTTGGTTGGGTTCTCACTTCTTGTCAAAATGGAGAAGGCAGTTGTTGTACAGCCTGACAATGTCGTTACTGCATATGGACCAAAATTTGGGTGCATTCAGGACTTCTTAAAACCACTTGCAGAGGCGGCTTGAATGCAATACAACTGCTTACAAGAATTAATTACCACCGGATATATGTCCCGCAGGGACTTCCTCTTCAGTATGAATCTGATGATTCAACATTCTATTCAATGTCTAAAACATGCTAGCTAGGAACCTCATAAAATGTTCCATTTCTTTATTGATATGATTATGATTATCTAATTATTGAGGATATGTCCTCCGATGTAGGACAATACAGGTACAGTATTCTTTATGATTATGGTGGGCATGATTTCCAGTTTTTAGGAATATCTTGTTTTCTTCTATTCACTTAGTTTTTAGGACAATACAGATATCAGTATTCTCTATGATTATGCAGCTGTTTGTTAATTTCTTTTCTGCTTGGTGATCTCTTTTTGGTGTTTCTGACCTTCTATTAGTGTTTCTAGGAGTTCCCTATTGGATGTTGTCCACTTTGTAAATTTACGCTTTCTATTAATAAAATTCTATTTtcttatgaaaaagaaaagaaaatgatgagAAATCTTACGAAATGAAGTAGGTTTAGACACAACAGAGGTGAAGGATATTCCAAGCACCACTCCTTGAAAATACTTGATGCAGATTCATTCCAGTCTGATAGAAATAGTTTCCCAGAGTCATAGAAAAAAGAATGGTATGGTTTCTCCAACCAAGTTTAAGAATAGTGCTGATAAGTTGAATTCCCTAGcaaatttgcaactaaatgtCAAAGTAAACAGACAACACTTTAGTTCTTAAGCATGCATGTATGAACTTCTTACGCAAAGGTCATTTGTTAAACTTCCCTATACAACTGAGCTTTTATAGCCATTTGTTTGCTTCCCCTGTATTTTGTGGCCGAGGCTTCCTTTTTTAGCTGTGCATATCGTGGGCATCCCCACATACCCACTATGAATATATGATTCTCCACTGCATTCATTCTCAATATAACACATTGCTCCAGTTATTTCTCTGGCAAATGGTAACAATTTACAGTGGGGTAGAGAACTAATTGAACTCCAGTTATATTGGGAGTTAATGCAATGGAGAATAGAAAGTATCCGGGGATCCTACTCATGTCAACCATTTTGTGCACTAGCCTTTAGGAAGATTGAATCATATGAAAAAGAGAGATATGCTGGGATAGGACCTGCATACTTGTAATGTAGACCTCTTTTAAAGTCACTTGGTTGCAAGCTAATTGCAACAATTGTGGGGTAGCACCTTCCCCATTGAGATGAAAGGTCACCCTGGAAGGAGAGAATGAATACCCCATTTACCACCTCAAGACAATCTCCACACACAGAGGAACATTTGTGGTGCCTATCTACACATATCATAACCAgtctcacccaaaaaaaaaaacaaaacacaacaaaaaaaatttgattttcaGCAACATGTTCCTGAAATTTAAATACCAACTTTATGTGTTTGACATTAATAGGTATATGAAGTGCTTTTGACCTCAGAGCTAGTAGGCTGTTATAGTACAACTAACTTGTTATTATGGGTAAACAACAATGGAACTATTTATATCTCATCTTTTTCTTCCTAGTTTCTAAGACAAATATAGAGCTTTCAAGTAATAATTTCAATTTTAGTCACGGTTGTGGAGGGTTACTTCTGGCAAATATGGTACAGCCAAACTGAATTAGCACTTTGCTTGAGTCCTCCTTGTCTAAAATGACCTCTATAAagaataaagtataaagcacaAGCAGTCCTCTTTATCCTTAATTACCGTATTAATTGTTGCTATAAGCTCCTCCTCGCATTGaactgaaaaataaagagaactagaatttaaaatttaaatgaaAAGAATGGAAATTGCTAATCTTTCTCTTACAATCTACTTTAGTTTTACCATTGAGTAGTAATACAGCAAATGAAGTTATCATGTCTCACCTTGGTCGTCCAGCAGTTGCTCTCCCCATTATGGATAGAAGAATCAACCAAGGTAGTGTAGTTCCAGTTCATTATTACATTGTACGGCCCAAGATGgaacttttcttcttttggataTCCGCCATTGTTAAGAAGAAATATGATATTTCTCCGCCCACATTGTAGCCGTCATCTGTATGTTGGCTGATTATCAGTAAAAACTAGCACACACACCTGTGTGTGTACATATGTGGATGTCAGACTAGAATCATACATCCTAACAAGATTCCATCTTTCAACTGTCCAACTTGGGAGTTTGCCTAGTGAAAACTTTCCCACACACACTCATACATCCTAACAAGATTCCATCTTTCAACTGTCCAACTTGGGAGTTTGCCAAGTGAAAATTTTCCCACACACACCTGTGTGTGTACATATGTGGATGTCAGACTAGAATCATACATCCTAACAAGATTCCATCTTTCAACTGTCCAACTTGGGAGTTTGCCAGTGAAGATTTTCTTAGGCATGATCAATCCTCTCTAGATTAAAGCTCGCCTATCATGACATGAAAAGAATTGAACCAATGAGTGATGAGTGGATGGCTAAGAAATGGTATGTTTCATCTTGGGATTTTTAGGAACATTTAATGAAAAAGTGCTTACAGTATTCAGCTAGAGTATCTATCAGAAGGTTGATAGGAAGGAAAGAAAGATCACTTTAATAGTTGGGACTTTGTAGCTAGAGGGGGAACGGGTGTCTAATAGTGGGTAACTAAGTTAAAAGAAATAAGCATTGCTTGGGAATTGGTAAAAGAGATAGCCTTTGGAAGCAGATTCATATGACAAGGAGTAAGTATGGAGTTGATGATAATAGTTGGGATGCTAGATTCATGATGAGGGGTTCTAGTTGAAGCTCGTTTGAAGACATTTCTAACCCATTTCTTCCTTTTAGAGTGCCATAAATATGTGAGATGTCAGAAGGACATGTGGTAGAGACTGAAGCTTCCGAATTCTGTTTTCCAGGTTGTGCAATCTATTAAGCAAGTGTAATGTGAAGATTGCAATTTTTGCAGATATTACGGTCTCCCTTATAGCTGGAACTTTGGGTTTTGAAGGAATCTTAACACTTTGAGGAGAGTTTGCTTCTCTATCATTAAAGCTGCAAGGTGCAAGCTTGGTGCCTTCAGTGGGGATGCTGGGGGCTCAAATTTAGCAAATCTAGGGACAATTTCATGCAAATCTCTTCACAGTTGTCTTTTTAGTAAAGCTGATCTCTTATATTTTCATCCTGTTGATCTTGGAGGTAAAGTTCCTGGTATATTTATGCAAGACAGGGGAACAGAGTATTAACCTTGTATTCCTTCGTTGAGTTTTACCGCACTTTCAGAGCTAGCTTAATTGTTTTTTCAAAAGAATTAGCTATTACTGCAAGTAAATTCCCAAAATTGATTTGTTAAGATTTATATGAAATAAAACAACTGTTATCAGATACCTTAATCACATTTATAGATAATAATCCTAATGCTATTGACTATTAGAcatttggagaatatatatatatatatatatatatatatatatatatattttaataatatatacatatatatatatatatatatatatattattaaaatCTCCAAAAAAATGACCTCATCTTTCTCACCTGTAAGCTATAAAAGTCAAAACAATGTTTCTTCAAGTTCCGCTTCCACAGTCATGTGCATATATTTCTATGCATGTCCAAACTGAAAAGTCAAAAACCGAAAAAAGGGACCATTATCAGATAAAAGGGACTCAATAATCCTAATGCTTGACTTAACTACCTACACATCTTAAAGAAGTTTTCAACAACCTAAAGACCAGCAACAAATGAACTAACAATGAAGAAAGGAACAAAAATAAACTTCAGACCAAAAAATGTTCATGTAATTTTGCTTAAAGACATAAATTTTGCTCAAACACCGACCTGGCCAAAATCATAAGCATGCCGTTTGGTTATCCAGATGTATAGCACTTGTTTCCATCATTGTTTCTCTAGAGAGCATTAATGTTTGGTATGTAACCTTCATCCTTCAAATCCTCATATAATACTTTAAGTACTTGAGAGATCTCTTCTAAATTATCACCGGCGTGAAACTCATGAAGTTGATTCTCTGTCTCAATCCAGCTACAGCCAGGAGTCTTGCTGACACCCCTTTGTCTCATCAACACTCTCATCCTTGCTGAGTCATCCCACATTTTTAAGCCCGCATAGATCTTTGATGAGATAACATAGTTTCCGGAGTTTGAAGGCTCCAATTCTAGAAGCAGCTGCACTACCTGTTCAGTGATATCTACATTTCCACATTTCCGACAGGCACCAAGTAACGCTCCCAGTGTAACTTCATCTGGTTTTTCAGGCATTTTCTTGATGAAATCCCAAGCTTCATGTACGCATCCTGCACGTGACAAAAGGTCAACCATGCAAGAATAATGCTCTACTTTCGGAACCAGCCCAAATGATGAGCTCATTAAATCAAACAATCGACGACCCTCATCGACTAGTCCAACATGAACACAAGCAGAAAGTACTGCGACAAATGTGATGTCATTTGGCTGAGCAGCCCCAACTTCTTCTGTCATACGCTCAAATAGGGATATTGCTTCATGGGCTCTCCCATGGAAAGCAAGGGCAGATATCATGGCATTCCATGAAACCTCATTTTTCTGGGGCATGTCTTCAAAAACTCTTAGTGCATTGGCTAAGCTGCCACACTTAGCATACATATCAACTAATGCAGTAGCAACATAAATATCATGTTGGAAGTCCCTTTCAGATGCATATTTGTCAATCCATCTCCCCAAATCTAGGGCACCAATTGCAGCACATGCAGACAACATTCCAACCAGTGTGATTTTATCAGGGATAACACCTGCTTCTTTCATTCCATCAAAAAGCACCATTGCTTCATCTGACATTCCGTTTTGAGCATACCTGTCCaacatataaaataaaataaaagtaacCCCAGACTCAGTTTTCACACACATTTCTGGAGAAGACATTCAATCTATACTGTTTCCAGATATATACTAGAAGATAGctaatagaaatatatactatATAATTGATTGCTCCCTGTATCCCACTGTCCAATGCAGGCCATTAAAATCCAAAGGACCATAGGTTACCAGTAAGGAATATTGAAAATTCTGTTGTGAACAATGTTGTGAATCAGTAGTAATCAGAGAACTTTCATAGATACATAACAGGACTTGTAAGTGATAAAGGCATTATGCATGCATTTTGGTAAATGCGACTACAGAAGGACAATGACCGTTTGCAGTAACAAATTGAACACCATCATCAATATCATTGTCATCACTACCGTGCTTATCAGTAAACTATTAAAGTGAAAGCAGTTTGCAAAGGCATCCTGGTCAACTTCTCAAAAGCTGTGTTCCCATGgaagaatttttaaatataCAGAACTAAAAACATAAGCTACTTTtccacaagaaaaagaaaataagaaagaagCCACAAGAAAAGACATACGTCAAATGTGGTGCATTGTGATTTGTGCTCAAAGTTTAAATTAATCTGTAACAATTGTTTCAAGTAAAATGCTTCCAATTTTGCAGATGACAGAGTTACACTAAAACCACATGTGGAGTACAAAGACTGTAAAAAGGGGCAAGCTTAGAGAGCAGTGTAGTTTAATGGTACATGAAGCACACTAGGATGCTGACACCCATTGTAGCTACAAGTGACTGTTTCACAAAagtaaagtaaaataaaataagacaatcaataataaaaataaaaagtgtttctgactttgtttattgtttttcCATTTCATAATGTAAAGAGATTGCAAAATGTCATGATTTGAGGGCAATACTCATGGTTCATGGGTCATCATTCTAGTAAATGAGGAATGCTTATGTTAAAGGTTAATTATATATAGCCATTAGATGCTGCAATAGGAGCAACCAGCAACTGAAAATCTAGACGTTTTCAAGCACTAGAGGATTGAGGATTAGTTCAGAGAACTTTTCAAAAAGCTAGCATAGCTTCGACGGAGTTTCCAGATATACCTAGCACATGATTTAAGGGATTTAGATGTGAGGTGTctaatatttcttctttctttttccactTCTTTGTTATATCAAATTCCAATGCTGCTAGATGTGTTTTAAGACAACATATTTCTTCTAATTTGTAAAGCCAAGTTCTCAGCTTTGCATAGCTGTACTCTCTGTCTCCCTAAGAATCTTTCAGCAACCTTTTCCCATTCAAACCTACGCCTATCTAAGTTCAAAAATGGAACAAGTATTTTCACCTATCAAAACCTAACAGATGATCTCTGACCTCTATGATATCCTCAAATTACATTCACATGTTCAAAGTTGAAGGCTTGCAGCAAGGGAATCCTTACATATGACTCCTATCCAACCAATCTCCTAAAAAATTACTTCAAGGTCAGGAAGGGAATGTTGGACAAGACATGTTATCCAAATTCCTTTTCTCTAAGAAACGTTTTCCTATCCACAAGCATgtataatttattttcttctcaaTGGAAGTAAGTCAAGGTCAGGTATTGTATCCATGCTACCATATTCTATGTTAAAATCTCAATCAAGCTTATTAAGGTACCTGATCTGTAACATGAACCATAACATCAAGCCAAGAGTGAAGTAGAAATTTACATACCCTGTAATCATGGCATTCCAAGTGACACGATCCTTTTTCTTCATACTGTCAAACACCCTCCTTGCCGAACACAAATCACCACACTTTCCATACATACCAATCAAAGCAGACCCCAAATAAGAATTCAGCTGCAACTTtttatcaacaacaaaatcctCCACCCACCTACCCAAGCTCAAATCCCCAAGGTCCCCGCACGCCCCGAGAACACTCACCAGAGTCATCTCATTCGGCTCAAACCCAGCCTCCCTCATCTCCCCAAACAACCCCACCGCATCCCCTGCACGCCCCATCTTCGTATACCCAGAAATCATCGAGTTCCACGACACCGAATCTCTCTGGGGaatttcatcgaacaccttcCGTGCATAACCCAGTTCCCCACACATCGAGTACATTGTGATCAGAGAGTGACACACATGACCATCACCGTCCAACCCAGTCTTCAACACAGACGAATGTGCTGCACGGCCATGATTAAGCTCCGAGAGATTCCAACACGCGATGAAGAGAAATGGGTAGGTGAAATTATCCGGCATCACACCCAGAGACTTCATTCGGTAATAGAGTTGAAGAGTAAGTGGGTACTTTTGCCAAGTGGTGGTTAGGCCACGGAGCATGACGTTGAAAGCGTAGCCATTGGGTTCGGGGATGTGGGAGAAGAGGGTGTAGGCGTAGGTGAAGTCTTTGAGGTCTATGATTTTGGGGAGGAGGAAGTTGGGTTTGTGTATGGAGTTTATGAGCATTTGGGTGTGGATTTGTTTCAGCTCTTTGGTGGAGATGCATTGTTTCAAGAGGTATATGAGCTTTCCCGAGAGAGATAGGAACTGGTTTGGGGCATCGGGATTGAGATTTTCAAAAGCGATTTGGCGGGGAATAAGGTGTGAAGGGGCTTTGGGTCTAAGCATTATGTTGGTGTGTTTTGAATTAGCTGTTGCAAACCAACCatataaaaagaaaaccagAAAGAAGGGTAATCACTGAAGTCACTAGAAATGTACAGTGAACCCAATGACGtgaattggttttttttttttttttccctttatcGGTATCGCACGGTACTCACAAATGATTTTTTAAGCTCAAAGATTAATTTGTACTAGGGGATCATGCCAAAACGCTTCATCCCCTTTGGTCACCAAGAATAGCGTTAATGCTCAAGAATTCCCAACGCAGGTCAGGTCTCGTTAACGCGGACTAGAGTCTGAAATTTTAGAAGACGGGAGATAGTGCTAGCATTacttgtcaagtaaaatacattgGCGTCAGGAGAGACACTGCGGTTGAGGTCTTCGCTGCTCTGATGCTTAAGTCAAATATGTTGACGATAACATTAGGTAAGTATTTAATGCGTAAtgaatgaggagagagaagtaGATCTTTTATAGGTGGAGGAGAGAGTGAACTCCATCTGGTTTCCAATATGGGACTGATAGGGATCAGTATGTGCTTTCTGATGCGTGATGGTGCGTCAAGGGCAGTCTCGTCCTGAACCTGAGCTCAGGCGATAGCCTGCATGGTGTTGTTCTCGGAGATTACCCCCATGGTGGCATCATTGCTTGCGGAGGTGGCCTGAAGCTAACCTCAATGcacagctaattatgcttgacaaTACTCATGTACATACAAATAGATTGAGATTTAAACTCCAATCAGCGTCGGCAAAATTCGGACTCGGTTGTGGGGGTTTTACACCTATAAACtgttaccaactcgaccacctgggGTTaatggttttgggttttgggttttgggcaaatttcattttacctccatGATCTTTACACCCTAAATCATTTGTgtccctgcacttttaatttcatcacacGTGCCCCTGTActtaccaatttcaatcaattttgCCTAACCATTGGTTTTTTTGccaactgttgtgtgatgtgtTTTGAAATTGCAGTCACATACGATATAATTTTGCATGTTACATTAGTGAATCGTCATCATACTATGGAGCCCGTTAGAGCCACAttttcaattcacaaaatatttgacaaaaaaatgaattattggacctgattgattaaattggagaGCACATAAGTacatgtgatgaaattaaaagtgaaaTGCCACAATTGATATAACATACgtaaaatgaaattagctcttttttatttcttgaaaAGAGACGGTGGAAATGGTGAGAATTAATTCCGATCTATAACATCAGCAGATGGATGTCCCAAATTCtactaaaattttaaaattcatTTTTTACCAAATTGGTTTAATTGGGGTTTATTATAGAAACCCATCTCCAAAAGCATTTTACGAACCTAGAAGCCCATGTTCCAAAAAATAGATAGCGAGTAACGATGTCTGTTTAAAAGAGTGACTCATTACTCCCACATTTTGAAACATTTACGTGAACATATTTTGACTTAATTATAAACCAATTGGCCTTTATTTTTGGCCTTAATTAAGTCAAAATATGTTCACGTAAATGTTTCAAAATGTGGGAGTAATGAGTCACTCTTTTAAATAGAGTCAAAATGTGGGAGTAATGAGTCACGCGTGTGTCaattggcctttttttttttatactttatttgtgtttataatattttgtttgagtttttatttgtaTTTCTAAAAAAAGAGTTTGTTTTAGTAATTTATCtaaaaaatgtttattttttatgaaattatgaatgactttaaaaaaaaataataataactttttgtttaataagcaatttttttatttaaactgCCAACTAACAAAAAGATTTGTTTTTTGTAATTTACTgttatatttactattttacccttcatGTGTTAAATTATAGATTTTTAGACTATAATTAAAGAAGGGTAAATTGtgggtttttgaaaatttaaccataaaccttattggcttaattaatactgataagGAGTGTtcctataaattatattttccaACCTTTCTGGTGTTTTGAGGAACTCTATACACTATCAGTTACACAGAACGGGTGTGGTTataatgaggatttttttttttaaaaaaaaaggagaactTTTAAATCAATGATTGGATGAGTTGGTTATACGGTGAAGAAATAAGGGTCGttgacccaaaacaccaaaataagcaaaaattatcccacttacctcagcaacaaatttttattctcacttaccctatttaaagcaaaatgacaattttgcccttgacttaattaattaattacatgtggccctctctttatctctctcctctctccctgaTCTGCTGCAGTCTCTATCTCTCATCCCCCATTCTCCgatcgactctctctctctctctctagctccgGTCTCTGGTCTAGATGGCCTACAGCGAGACGAGGCCGAAGATGACCAGTCGCCGGTGGTACGCGATCTAGGAGTTAGAGCTGGTAGGCAACGAGGAGTCGGACCTGGTAGGCAACAAGGACCGGTCGCTACTGGCAAGCGATCTCGGAGTCGGAGCTGGTAGGCAACAAGGAACCAGAGCTGGTAGGCGATGAGAACCGATCGCTGCTGGTAAGCGACGAGGAGTCAGAGCTTCGAAGCATCGACGAGAAGCTGAGTCTCCACGTTGTCTTAATCCTGAGGTGCTGCTGCTTTTGCTATTTTACAAGAAGATGAATTACAGCAATTGAGGCCGAGCTTGGATCCCTCAACTGCACCTGTGGTGGTTTgcttcggttttttttttttggcggagGTTTGCTCCGGTTTGGTACCCAGAGTATTTTCTGGGTggccaaatcaattttttttttttttagtaaactgTTTCTccaagaatgaaagaaaaacggaaagaaaaaaaaaagcgttGTACAATTTGGTCTTGTTTAAGTAATggggcagaaagaaagaaaaaaaaaagttttgaatgtctattggggggcaatagacgtttttaaattgatataatcccttcttttttttctttattcaaagttttatttatctaattttaggaagattagttctcatttcagtaaccgaaacgtctattggggggcaatatacgttttgaattgatgtaatctcctcattttttttctttaatcaaaattttatttgtctaattttatgaAGATTGGTTCCCATTTCGGtaatcgaaacgtctattgagaggc belongs to Rosa chinensis cultivar Old Blush chromosome 4, RchiOBHm-V2, whole genome shotgun sequence and includes:
- the LOC112196634 gene encoding pentatricopeptide repeat-containing protein At2g34400, with the translated sequence MLRPKAPSHLIPRQIAFENLNPDAPNQFLSLSGKLIYLLKQCISTKELKQIHTQMLINSIHKPNFLLPKIIDLKDFTYAYTLFSHIPEPNGYAFNVMLRGLTTTWQKYPLTLQLYYRMKSLGVMPDNFTYPFLFIACWNLSELNHGRAAHSSVLKTGLDGDGHVCHSLITMYSMCGELGYARKVFDEIPQRDSVSWNSMISGYTKMGRAGDAVGLFGEMREAGFEPNEMTLVSVLGACGDLGDLSLGRWVEDFVVDKKLQLNSYLGSALIGMYGKCGDLCSARRVFDSMKKKDRVTWNAMITGYAQNGMSDEAMVLFDGMKEAGVIPDKITLVGMLSACAAIGALDLGRWIDKYASERDFQHDIYVATALVDMYAKCGSLANALRVFEDMPQKNEVSWNAMISALAFHGRAHEAISLFERMTEEVGAAQPNDITFVAVLSACVHVGLVDEGRRLFDLMSSSFGLVPKVEHYSCMVDLLSRAGCVHEAWDFIKKMPEKPDEVTLGALLGACRKCGNVDITEQVVQLLLELEPSNSGNYVISSKIYAGLKMWDDSARMRVLMRQRGVSKTPGCSWIETENQLHEFHAGDNLEEISQVLKVLYEDLKDEGYIPNINAL